The following proteins come from a genomic window of Phnomibacter ginsenosidimutans:
- a CDS encoding DUF4258 domain-containing protein yields the protein MSVTRKKANRFAPVLALVLLGIAWLVVRQCNPNGTDPRPTTRKETTRNTSNSDQRGLNRNPSQINYSKHARCRMECRHITQAEVKDILRNGDINYKKSDIGNRSDCNRKYAVEGRTNDGQRVRIIFAPCADEVTVVTVIDLGQEWPCNCD from the coding sequence ATGTCTGTTACCCGAAAGAAAGCCAATCGTTTTGCGCCGGTGCTGGCGCTGGTGCTGCTGGGCATTGCCTGGCTGGTAGTGCGCCAGTGCAACCCCAACGGCACCGATCCAAGGCCCACCACCCGAAAAGAAACGACCCGCAATACATCCAACAGCGACCAGCGGGGCCTCAACCGTAATCCTTCACAAATCAACTACAGCAAGCATGCCCGCTGCCGCATGGAGTGCCGCCACATTACGCAGGCCGAGGTAAAAGACATTTTGCGTAATGGCGACATCAACTACAAGAAAAGCGACATTGGCAACCGTAGCGATTGCAACCGTAAATATGCCGTGGAAGGCCGAACCAACGATGGCCAGCGGGTCCGCATCATTTTTGCTCCTTGTGCCGATGAAGTAACCGTGGTAACAGTGATTGACCTGGGGCAGGAGTGGCCCTGCAATTGCGACTAA
- the mtaB gene encoding tRNA (N(6)-L-threonylcarbamoyladenosine(37)-C(2))-methylthiotransferase MtaB, giving the protein MLAATKKKTVAFHTLGCKLNFSETSTLSRQLEADGFEKREFTDVADVYVINTCSVTDNADKECRQLVRRIQRKAPESLVVITGCYAQLKPKEIADIPGVDLVLGAAEKFNITKHIAELSKGDSTRISSCDIEAVSGFNSSWSQGDRTRTFLKVQDGCDYSCSFCTIPMARGKSRSDNVANVVANAEKLAAEGVKEIVLTGVNLGDFGKGPDGNLKYEENFFDLVKALDKVEGISRYRISSIEPNLLTDEIIDYVAQSRAFMPHFHIPLQSGSDTILGMMRRRYKRQLYADRVTRIKQLMPHCAIGVDVIVGFPGETDAHFKETFDFLHSLDVSYLHVFTYSERDNTKALEIADVVPVSVRNDRNKTLRNLSYMKQQYFTEQHKGQTRTVLFEGHEKGGMMEGYTDNYIRIQTPFRAEWANQLVDWTI; this is encoded by the coding sequence ATGCTGGCAGCTACCAAAAAGAAGACCGTTGCTTTTCACACCCTCGGGTGTAAGCTCAACTTTTCGGAAACCTCCACCCTCAGCCGTCAACTTGAAGCCGACGGTTTTGAGAAGCGGGAGTTTACCGATGTGGCCGACGTGTACGTGATCAACACCTGCAGCGTAACCGACAATGCCGATAAAGAATGCCGGCAACTGGTGCGCCGCATACAGCGCAAAGCTCCCGAAAGCCTGGTGGTGATTACCGGCTGCTACGCCCAGCTCAAGCCCAAAGAAATAGCCGACATACCCGGCGTTGATTTGGTTCTGGGTGCTGCCGAAAAATTCAACATTACCAAACACATAGCCGAACTGAGCAAGGGCGACAGCACCCGCATCAGCAGCTGCGATATTGAGGCCGTGAGCGGCTTCAACAGCAGCTGGAGCCAGGGCGACCGTACCCGTACTTTTTTAAAAGTGCAGGACGGCTGCGATTACAGCTGTAGTTTTTGCACCATCCCCATGGCCCGGGGCAAAAGCCGCAGCGACAATGTGGCTAACGTGGTAGCCAATGCCGAAAAGCTGGCTGCCGAAGGCGTAAAAGAAATTGTACTAACCGGTGTCAACCTCGGCGACTTTGGCAAAGGCCCCGATGGCAACCTCAAATACGAAGAAAACTTCTTCGACCTGGTAAAAGCGCTGGATAAGGTGGAAGGCATCAGCCGCTACCGCATCAGCAGCATTGAGCCCAACCTGCTTACCGACGAGATCATTGATTATGTAGCACAAAGCCGTGCATTCATGCCGCATTTTCATATACCCCTACAAAGCGGCAGCGATACCATTTTGGGTATGATGCGCCGCCGCTACAAACGCCAGCTGTATGCCGACCGTGTGACCCGCATCAAACAGCTGATGCCCCACTGCGCCATTGGTGTGGATGTGATTGTGGGCTTCCCCGGCGAAACAGATGCGCATTTTAAAGAGACTTTCGACTTTTTGCACAGCCTCGATGTAAGTTACCTGCACGTATTTACGTACAGCGAAAGAGACAATACCAAGGCCTTGGAAATTGCTGATGTGGTGCCTGTGTCAGTACGCAACGACCGCAACAAAACATTGCGCAACCTCAGCTACATGAAGCAGCAATATTTTACCGAACAGCACAAAGGACAAACCCGTACCGTGCTGTTTGAAGGGCATGAAAAAGGCGGCATGATGGAAGGCTATACCGACAACTACATCCGTATACAAACCCCCTTCCGTGCAGAGTGGGCCAACCAGTTGGTGGACTGGACGATTTAG
- a CDS encoding DUF6498-containing protein: MNGNISRVFIIGFNAIPIIGAAFYGWIPFDIFWLFWVETLIIGLFNALRILLSQGNDKAMPFTQGLKHWNVKKSFKYLMTRVFIFLFYALFIIVFIGLLANPNKTDTGFLQTLAFANPLFNLALILAVVVQSIYLIKNFLMSKAYYYASPDSYAAIFDARQIVIHIAVVIGAVGSAFLFDHSSPHNYGAIFMMSILCVAKCVYELFFVSDNDFQQLPSGNITM, encoded by the coding sequence ATGAATGGAAATATTTCGAGAGTATTTATTATTGGTTTCAACGCCATCCCTATCATTGGAGCAGCCTTTTACGGCTGGATTCCATTTGATATTTTTTGGCTGTTTTGGGTAGAGACTTTAATCATTGGATTGTTTAACGCCTTGCGCATTCTACTGAGCCAAGGCAACGACAAGGCAATGCCTTTTACACAAGGACTGAAACATTGGAACGTAAAAAAATCATTCAAATACCTGATGACAAGGGTATTCATTTTTTTGTTTTATGCCCTATTCATCATCGTATTTATTGGTTTGCTCGCTAATCCAAATAAAACAGATACCGGATTTTTACAAACACTGGCATTTGCCAATCCTCTATTCAATCTGGCGTTGATATTGGCAGTAGTAGTTCAGTCCATTTACCTCATCAAAAATTTTTTAATGAGCAAAGCCTATTACTATGCCAGCCCCGACAGCTATGCAGCCATTTTTGATGCAAGACAAATAGTTATTCATATTGCAGTTGTTATTGGGGCGGTTGGTTCGGCGTTTCTATTCGACCACAGTTCGCCTCATAATTACGGTGCCATTTTTATGATGAGCATTTTGTGTGTAGCAAAATGCGTGTATGAATTGTTCTTTGTAAGCGACAACGATTTTCAGCAACTACCTTCTGGCAACATCACGATGTGA
- a CDS encoding O-methyltransferase, which yields MYNAFQLGKKYLQYYWHAHNGQGHGVHSPFVFEFIIKVLNDKKVYNCYTPIEQWRRQLLANEQVLTIQDFGAGSRTGATKQRSVQSIAAAALKPKKFAQLLHRMARFYACNNIVELGTSLGVTSAYLASSPHTKQLHTLEGAPAIAELATQCFQQLQLHNIHQVVGNFDDTFPALLQQSAPIDLLYIDGNHRYEPTIRYFEQAYPLLHEYSIVVFDDVHWSAEMEQAWQQVIADERVTMTIDLFFIGIALFRKDFKVKQHFPVRF from the coding sequence ATGTACAACGCTTTTCAGTTAGGCAAAAAATACCTGCAGTACTATTGGCATGCCCACAATGGCCAAGGCCACGGTGTGCATTCACCTTTTGTGTTTGAGTTCATCATCAAAGTGCTGAACGACAAAAAGGTATACAATTGCTATACACCCATTGAGCAATGGCGCCGCCAGTTGCTGGCCAACGAGCAGGTATTGACGATTCAAGATTTTGGTGCCGGCAGCCGAACCGGTGCTACCAAACAGCGCAGTGTGCAATCCATTGCTGCCGCTGCTTTGAAGCCGAAGAAATTTGCGCAACTGCTGCATCGCATGGCCCGTTTTTACGCCTGCAACAACATTGTAGAACTCGGTACCTCATTGGGCGTTACCAGTGCCTACCTCGCATCATCGCCGCATACAAAGCAACTGCATACGCTAGAAGGTGCTCCGGCCATTGCGGAGCTGGCGACACAATGCTTTCAGCAATTGCAGCTACACAACATCCATCAGGTGGTGGGCAATTTTGATGATACTTTTCCTGCATTGCTGCAGCAATCAGCGCCCATCGATTTGCTGTACATTGATGGCAATCATCGCTACGAGCCAACCATTCGTTATTTCGAACAGGCTTATCCGTTGTTGCATGAATATAGCATCGTGGTATTCGACGATGTGCACTGGAGTGCCGAAATGGAACAAGCGTGGCAGCAGGTAATAGCCGATGAACGGGTAACCATGACCATCGATTTATTTTTTATCGGCATCGCCTTGTTTCGCAAAGACTTTAAAGTGAAACAGCATTTCCCGGTTCGATTTTAA
- a CDS encoding dihydrofolate reductase, with amino-acid sequence MTISIIVAAAENNAIGKEGNLLWHLPNDMKFFKNTTWAMPVIMGRKTWESLGKPLQGRANIVISRQPDWKAEGAEVCANLFDAIEKARQLHTKEIFVIGGGQIYKESLTIAERIYITRVHARYDDADVFFDGVKWDEWQLVKAQDFAPDEKNKLPHTIEIWERKQG; translated from the coding sequence ATGACAATCTCAATCATAGTAGCCGCCGCCGAAAACAACGCCATCGGAAAAGAGGGCAACCTCTTGTGGCACCTGCCCAACGACATGAAGTTTTTTAAAAACACCACCTGGGCTATGCCTGTGATTATGGGGCGTAAAACCTGGGAATCGTTGGGCAAACCTTTACAAGGCCGGGCCAATATTGTTATCAGCCGCCAGCCCGATTGGAAGGCCGAAGGAGCCGAAGTATGCGCCAACTTGTTTGATGCCATTGAAAAAGCCCGGCAGCTGCACACGAAGGAAATCTTCGTGATTGGTGGTGGTCAGATTTACAAAGAATCGCTGACGATAGCAGAACGGATTTACATTACCCGTGTACATGCCCGTTATGATGACGCCGATGTGTTTTTTGATGGGGTGAAATGGGACGAATGGCAGCTGGTAAAAGCTCAAGACTTTGCACCGGATGAAAAAAACAAACTGCCGCATACCATCGAAATTTGGGAACGCAAACAAGGCTAA
- a CDS encoding thymidylate synthase, translated as MLQYHDLLRHIIANGTDKQDRTGTGTRSVFGYQMRFNLAEGFPLVTTKKVHLKSIIHELLWFIKGETNIQYLKENGVSIWDEWADAEGNLGPVYGKQWRSWEGADGQTVDQLSWVVEEIKRNPDSRRLIVSAWNVADLPKMALMPCHNMFQFYVANGKLSCQLYQRSADVFLGVPFNIASYALLTMMMAQVCNLEPGDFVHTFGDVHLYSNHFEQAELQLSRTPFALPHMRINPEVKSIFDFTYADFELQNYQCHPGIKAPVAV; from the coding sequence ATGCTACAATACCACGATTTACTCCGACATATCATTGCAAACGGCACCGATAAGCAAGACCGCACCGGCACGGGCACCCGCAGCGTATTTGGGTATCAAATGCGTTTCAATCTGGCCGAAGGCTTTCCGTTGGTCACTACTAAAAAAGTACACCTCAAGTCTATCATACATGAGCTGCTTTGGTTCATTAAAGGCGAAACCAATATTCAATACCTGAAAGAAAACGGCGTAAGCATTTGGGATGAATGGGCTGATGCCGAAGGCAACCTCGGACCGGTGTATGGCAAGCAATGGCGCAGCTGGGAAGGTGCCGACGGTCAAACCGTGGATCAGTTGAGCTGGGTGGTGGAAGAAATCAAACGCAACCCCGATAGCCGCCGCCTCATTGTGAGTGCATGGAATGTGGCCGACCTACCCAAGATGGCATTGATGCCCTGCCACAATATGTTTCAGTTTTATGTGGCCAACGGCAAGCTGAGCTGCCAGTTGTACCAGCGCAGTGCCGATGTGTTTTTGGGTGTGCCTTTCAACATTGCTTCTTATGCATTGCTCACCATGATGATGGCGCAGGTATGCAATCTGGAACCCGGCGACTTTGTACATACGTTTGGCGACGTGCACTTGTACAGCAACCATTTTGAGCAAGCCGAATTGCAGTTGAGCCGAACGCCATTTGCCTTGCCGCACATGCGTATCAATCCGGAGGTAAAAAGCATTTTTGATTTTACCTATGCCGATTTTGAGTTGCAAAACTATCAATGCCATCCGGGCATAAAAGCGCCGGTGGCGGTGTAG
- a CDS encoding porin family protein: protein MKKSFLAAGVAAILSLAATQTQAQVSLGLKGGANVSNLNGLTVNNFETNATVGFHIGGYAAFNLGRNFAIQPELMYSTQGAKLENSTSSENLKLNYFNVPVMAKFITNSGFYFEAGPQVGFRTGDVTINSSQEDLKSGDFSVAGGLGFVGKKQGFGLGARYNVGVSKIGDANSTAIQNADYKNGVLQISLYMRLFGGGKLKK from the coding sequence ATGAAAAAATCCTTTCTCGCAGCCGGAGTTGCTGCCATCCTGAGCCTTGCTGCCACACAAACACAAGCTCAAGTATCGCTGGGCCTCAAAGGCGGTGCCAACGTGAGCAACCTCAACGGTCTTACCGTCAACAATTTTGAAACCAATGCAACCGTTGGTTTTCACATTGGTGGCTACGCTGCTTTCAATCTCGGCCGCAACTTTGCCATCCAGCCCGAACTCATGTATTCCACACAAGGTGCCAAGCTGGAAAACTCCACTTCTTCCGAAAACCTGAAGCTGAATTATTTCAATGTACCGGTGATGGCCAAGTTCATTACCAACAGCGGCTTTTACTTTGAAGCTGGTCCGCAAGTGGGTTTCCGTACTGGCGACGTTACCATCAACAGTAGCCAGGAAGACCTGAAATCAGGCGATTTCAGCGTAGCCGGCGGTCTCGGTTTTGTAGGTAAAAAACAAGGCTTCGGACTCGGTGCCCGCTACAACGTAGGTGTTTCAAAAATTGGTGATGCCAACTCTACCGCTATTCAAAACGCCGATTACAAAAACGGTGTACTCCAAATAAGCCTCTACATGCGGTTGTTTGGTGGGGGTAAACTCAAAAAATAA
- a CDS encoding proline dehydrogenase family protein — translation MDTTVQKVTLNFENTENAFKYKSDKDLKQAQFLFSSMGYQWLVELGTRITPWAIKSGLPIKGIIRKTIFKQFVGGETLEETKPVVDLLGQHHVQVILDYGAEGGQEESSFDHTMQQFINVIDYAGTQPNIPFMSVKVTGIARFALLEKLDDFMHRSTSTLVKRYEAALSQLTPQEREEWNRVVARTESICQHAMAQNMGVLIDAEETWIQDPVDALVMLMMDKYNKGVCLVYNTLQLYRHDRLAFLRSMMEAGKERGFVVGAKLVRGAYMEKERKRAEDMGYPSPIQPDKESTDRDYDEAVQLCIDHLDQCSLILASHNEHSNKLAVDLLQKKGLPINHERVHFSQLFGMSDNITFNLAKAGCNVSKYLPFGPIEEVIPYLMRRAQENSSVGGQTGRELMFIKKEIIRRGVK, via the coding sequence ATGGATACAACCGTACAAAAGGTGACCCTCAATTTTGAGAACACCGAAAACGCCTTCAAATACAAGTCGGACAAAGACCTGAAACAAGCCCAGTTTTTGTTTAGCAGCATGGGCTATCAGTGGTTGGTAGAGCTGGGTACCCGCATTACACCCTGGGCTATCAAAAGTGGTTTGCCTATAAAAGGCATCATCCGCAAAACCATTTTCAAACAATTTGTAGGTGGCGAAACACTCGAAGAAACCAAACCTGTGGTGGATTTGCTGGGGCAGCACCATGTACAGGTAATATTGGATTATGGCGCCGAAGGCGGACAGGAAGAAAGCAGCTTCGACCATACCATGCAGCAGTTCATCAACGTGATTGACTATGCAGGTACGCAGCCCAATATTCCTTTCATGAGTGTAAAAGTGACCGGCATTGCCCGCTTTGCATTGCTCGAAAAACTCGATGACTTCATGCATCGTTCTACCAGTACCTTGGTTAAGCGATATGAAGCAGCACTCAGCCAGCTTACCCCGCAGGAAAGGGAAGAGTGGAACCGGGTAGTGGCCCGTACAGAAAGCATTTGCCAACATGCGATGGCGCAAAACATGGGCGTACTCATTGACGCCGAAGAAACGTGGATACAAGATCCCGTGGATGCGTTGGTAATGCTGATGATGGACAAATACAACAAGGGCGTTTGTTTGGTGTACAACACGCTGCAGCTGTATCGCCACGACCGGTTGGCTTTTTTGCGCAGCATGATGGAAGCTGGTAAGGAGCGGGGCTTTGTGGTGGGTGCCAAGCTGGTGCGTGGCGCTTACATGGAAAAAGAACGCAAACGTGCCGAAGACATGGGCTATCCTTCGCCCATTCAGCCCGATAAAGAAAGTACCGACCGCGACTACGATGAAGCAGTACAACTCTGCATCGATCACCTTGACCAGTGCTCGTTGATTTTGGCTTCACACAACGAACACAGCAATAAACTGGCGGTGGATTTACTGCAGAAAAAAGGGTTACCCATTAACCATGAGCGGGTACATTTTAGCCAGCTGTTTGGCATGAGCGACAACATCACGTTCAACCTCGCTAAGGCCGGTTGTAATGTGAGCAAATACCTGCCGTTTGGTCCTATTGAAGAAGTGATTCCATACCTCATGCGCCGTGCTCAGGAAAACAGCAGCGTAGGTGGTCAAACCGGCCGTGAGCTCATGTTTATCAAAAAGGAAATCATTCGCCGTGGTGTGAAATAA
- a CDS encoding VOC family protein, protein MQLSLAQIAIVVHDYDEAIAFYCGKLGFTLIEDTVMSASKRWVVVSPNDGNGCRLLLAKAANEEQASRVGNQTGGRVFLFLHTSNFDAMYNRLLEQQITIVRPPSSEAYGRVCVFADGYGNLWDLIEPAE, encoded by the coding sequence ATGCAACTCTCCCTTGCTCAAATTGCCATTGTAGTACATGATTACGACGAAGCCATTGCCTTTTATTGCGGAAAGCTGGGCTTTACCCTCATAGAAGACACGGTAATGAGTGCCAGCAAACGTTGGGTAGTGGTATCGCCCAACGATGGTAACGGTTGCAGATTGCTGCTGGCAAAAGCTGCTAATGAAGAACAGGCCAGCCGGGTGGGCAATCAAACCGGTGGCAGGGTGTTTCTTTTCTTGCACACCAGCAACTTTGATGCGATGTATAACAGGCTGCTAGAGCAGCAAATCACCATTGTACGACCACCCTCCAGCGAAGCATACGGACGGGTTTGTGTGTTTGCCGATGGCTACGGCAACCTCTGGGATTTGATTGAACCTGCAGAATGA